From the genome of Miscanthus floridulus cultivar M001 unplaced genomic scaffold, ASM1932011v1 fs_152_2_3, whole genome shotgun sequence:
TTAGCATGGGAGAATCTATATTATTTTGGCTAACTTCTTTAATTACTATTGATTGATGAGAAAGCCTACCATTGCCCATGCCAGCACTACTTTATGTCCGGGTGACATGATCGAGCCAGTACTATGATTGATTAACTCTATTGTTCTCCTTTTTTGAGTGCTATATAAGATAGTCTTTTTTTTGTGAGCCACACGAGAAGATGTTTACTTAACTCTAGTGCACAATGATTGAAGCTCTCTGTGCAACGTTTGTCATCTCTTACTCAATGCATGTGCCCGAAGAATCTACTGTCACCACTACTCTGTAGCATGCGCCAAATCTCTAAACTATTCCATGTGGCTAGTAATTACCAATCTTTTACAACGTTGTTACATGTGTAGGGCTGCGATGCTTCGGTGCTGTTGGACAACAGCAGCAGCATAGTTAGTGAGAAAGGGTCCAACCCGAACAGGGACTCCCTCAGAGGGTTTGAGGTGGTCGACCAGATTAAGGCTGCTCTAGAGGCTGCCTGCCCAGGCACTGTCTCCTGTGCCGACATTGTTGCCCTCGCGGCTCGTGATTCCACTGCCCTGGTACGTTCCACTATCAACAACCCTGTCCAACCTTAAGGAAGAGACATGATATTTGTATATATAGCGACAGCTTTGGCAAAGTTAGATTTTTCTGAACTCTAACCCATAGGTTGGTGGCCCATACTGGGACGTGCCACTTGGCCGGAGGGACTCGCTCGGCGCGAGCATCCAGGGCTCCAACAATGACATCCCAGCCCCCAACAACACACTCCCCACTATCATCACCAAGTTCAAGCGCCAGGGCCTCAATGTTGTTGATGTTGTTGCCCTCTCAGGTGACTTTTCGTGTATTTCTTAGTACCATCTGTCCTTCGTTATTGACCAACTTAACGCACACTCATATTACACAACATGGATACAATATCATGTGCATATACAGGTGGTCACACCATAGGTATGTCTCGGTGCACTAGTTTCCGGCAGAGGCTGTACAACCAGACAGGCAATGGCATGGCTGACAGCACGCTGGATGTATCCTACGCCGCGCAGCTGAGGCAGGGGTGTCCCCGCTCTGGTGGTGACAATAACCTCTTCCCCTTGGACTTTGTCACCCCAGCCAAGTTTGACAATTTTTACTACAAGAACCTCCTGGCCGGAAAGGGCCTTCTAAGCTCTGATGAGGTTCTGTTAACTAAGAGTGCTGAGACAGGGGCCCTCGTGAAGGCATATGCTGCTGATGTCAATCTCTTCTTCCAGCACTTTGCGCAGTCAATGGTGAATATGGGCAACATCTCACCACTGACAGGGTCACAAGGTGAGATCAGGAAGAATTGCAGGAAGCTCAACAACGGCCACTGAGGTCACTTTATGTGCTGAATTGTTCGTGATGGTGGTGGCGTGTTTTGTTTAAATAAGTAAGCATGGCTGTGATTTTATCATATGTTCGATCTTTTGTGTTTTATTTAAACACATTGTAAAATGTATCTATTAATAACTCAATATAAGATGAGTTCATTCTTCGGTTGCCATAGATCTGCTTATTTGACTTGTCATGTTTTGACTCCAAAGACCAAAATCACAACTCAATAACAGTGTTGCGGCGGCGCTGTGCTGTGTAACATGGTGAGAGATGAAAGGTGTGAGTGGCCAAGTGGAAGATGCAACAACTTCCTATTGTCTTGCTTAAAACCAAATGATAACAATTGTCCAAATCTAGAGGCCTAACAAAATGAGGTAACAAGCCAACTAATCTGCTGGGAAATAGCTAACAAATCGTTAACAAGATCTTGAGCTTATCCTCAGATGACGTCGAGATCGATGCCTTTGGCTGTCGCACCACGCCTCTTGTTGCCACACTGGTAAGTTGCTGGCTCTTGTTGAGAGCAAGCTGCTTATCAAGGCAGGGAATGCGGGATGAAGTGTTATGGACGCAGGCATGGTGCTGCTAGCTTGGCATCCAGGGCTCAAGGATAACCCATCTACTTGCATTAGTTTGTTAATTGTTAATTATCAGATCAGGTTGGTTACATAAGAATAAGATTGTTAGTTTGCTGATTGGTTCGTTAGTAGATCGTGTACTAAGGCCAGGCTATGTAATGCCAGGCGTGTTATTGATTGAATTAAGCAGGAATTAAGAAGGAAAAGCCTTCTTCTTGCTCGGCAGTGGGCAGAGATCCCTGGTCAGCAATCTCGCTCCTCCTTAACCCTAGCTCTCCTACCATATTGGAATCAAGTATGGACAAAAGTTACTCCCCCAGATTCCAAATTTTGGTCTCTTTAGACTTTTCAACTTTTCTCCAAATGTAGGTCGTTCCATGCATCTTTACCCTTTCTTCCATCCTTGCCCCTACTTAATAAATGCTACCACTCTCACAAATGAATGTGTCATCTTTTCCAATACATGATAAACGAAGGGCACCAAGGTCATTTGATCTACTTTCTTAATTCATATGCACAAATCTAGTACCTACACATGGAATCAGAGAAGTGGTTTGTAAAGGAAAAACTTCAATCATCATACGAAAGGTCCAAAGATACATTCATCCGACCTATGTAGTAAGGTTGCCATGCCTAACAGAAATCTTTAGGGTTCCCATGCAAGCATTCAAACTAATGGCATAACAACGTCAATATCAATGGATGCTATTTCACATGCAATGCTAGATATGAGCAAAATCATAGCACAGCTTCTGCTTTCATGTATTTAAAGAACAAGCATCTGAAATGGAAGATAAATACAGTTCAAGGATCCAGAAAGCAATTACACTTGGAAATGGCAGCTAATAGTGAGAAAATAAGTAATAGAGTAAGTACGAGTTAAAGAAGCTATTTACTTGCAGAACCCGCTGCTGTATTGGCTTTCTCTTTTCCTCATGTCCTACAGTTCAACATTTACACCAGAGGCCTGGTAAATGTCTAGAAGAATATGGTCAGTCAATGCAGGGAAGATTGAAAACAAAAAGAAATCACTGGAACTCATCCAGCAGAAAACATACCTAAAAGACAAAGGATATCAGCTGAGGGGTGTAAACTGGTTGAATCTAACAAGATGTATCCTCAACCTCAAGGACTTTCAGAACCTTAAACCATATTGAAGATCAAATATTCACAACCATACGGGTGGGTGCCATGGGTCAACCAGCAGACGCTCTATCAACTCCTGTGGAAAGTGGGATCTGTTTTGATATGGTGTCTGTttcaggaagaaaaagaagagacaaAAAGTTATAATAAAGAGTGCATGAGATCGTGTGATGGTTGTGTGATGAACCCAAAGCACAGTTTTGCTTTTCTAAACAAGACAggctaaaatgcaaaaaaaaggtAATTACAACTTTTGTGAACCCCAATGCTGTGACATCAAGTCTCAACTGTATCAAAAAAACAAACATGTTGTACTTACGAGTTAACATGTTTGCAGATGTTGACACTGCAGCAAgaaaggtttccctaacaagttggACAGGTCACCAAATTTAACCACAATTCTGAATCATTGCTTCAACTGCCTTGTTGGCCTTAAGAACCTCCCCTTTCGAGCAAAGTGAAGCAATAGCAGCATAGTATGACTCGAAATCATCATTGAAAGACTTTCCAAGCAACTTTTGGTAGTCAATATCAGTGTC
Proteins encoded in this window:
- the LOC136530532 gene encoding peroxidase 72-like — its product is MATSMGSLVLLCLVSPLLLPSVVLGHPWGGLFPQFYDHSCPKAKEIVQSIVAQAVAKETRMAASLVRLHFHDCFVKGCDASVLLDNSSSIVSEKGSNPNRDSLRGFEVVDQIKAALEAACPGTVSCADIVALAARDSTALVGGPYWDVPLGRRDSLGASIQGSNNDIPAPNNTLPTIITKFKRQGLNVVDVVALSGGHTIGMSRCTSFRQRLYNQTGNGMADSTLDVSYAAQLRQGCPRSGGDNNLFPLDFVTPAKFDNFYYKNLLAGKGLLSSDEVLLTKSAETGALVKAYAADVNLFFQHFAQSMVNMGNISPLTGSQGEIRKNCRKLNNGH